A stretch of Microbulbifer bruguierae DNA encodes these proteins:
- a CDS encoding AgmX/PglI C-terminal domain-containing protein, producing MNNFHQQKQALTAKQKVVRQQLAVLESEHSQIDGRLDTLRRDEAKHQLLDEISDRLGKLEEAGAGDLFWAEHYKQDASKALIHRLQKTVSIYHANLNLLHERKRKLQDQMEDCRDDLFELDAEFREIRQAEEDVHYEYEVTREIGNSAFRDAIMPWNNNGDDERRFRVSVLACLLLACFLGFGVHIWQLPEPDESEVVEVPERLAKLVLEKKTKPKPPPEQVVKKPEEKKKEPEKPKQEVAKEEPKPSNVEKKQVSKKVERAGVLAFKDNFQDLIQDDLDKRLGQQTQLSTAGKKENRSQRSLITAAAKSGSDGINTAALSRNAGGVGTALEGVSFSRVSSGIGTEGDFAGEERPLSEGVGPSRTDEEIQIVFDRYKAALYRIYNRELRNNPALQGKMVLRITIQPDGSVSLAKVESSDMDSPALNSEIVARVKRFNFGEKAGVPTITILYPIDFLPAA from the coding sequence GTGAATAATTTTCATCAACAAAAACAGGCACTGACAGCGAAGCAGAAAGTTGTTCGCCAGCAGCTGGCTGTACTCGAGAGCGAGCACAGCCAGATTGATGGCCGGCTGGATACACTGCGTCGGGATGAGGCCAAGCATCAGTTGCTGGACGAAATTTCCGATCGTCTCGGCAAGCTCGAAGAGGCCGGTGCCGGTGATCTGTTCTGGGCTGAGCACTACAAGCAGGATGCTTCCAAAGCGCTGATCCATCGCCTGCAGAAAACCGTCAGTATCTATCATGCCAATTTGAACCTGCTGCATGAGCGCAAGCGCAAATTGCAGGATCAGATGGAAGACTGTCGCGATGACCTGTTCGAGTTGGATGCGGAGTTCCGCGAAATTCGCCAGGCGGAAGAAGATGTTCACTACGAGTATGAAGTCACGCGTGAAATCGGTAATTCCGCTTTCCGTGACGCCATCATGCCGTGGAACAACAATGGAGACGACGAACGCCGCTTCCGCGTCAGCGTACTCGCGTGTCTGTTGCTGGCGTGCTTCCTCGGTTTCGGCGTGCACATCTGGCAACTGCCCGAGCCAGATGAAAGCGAAGTGGTGGAAGTACCCGAGCGCCTGGCCAAACTGGTTCTGGAAAAGAAAACCAAGCCGAAACCACCACCGGAGCAGGTGGTGAAAAAGCCGGAGGAGAAAAAGAAAGAGCCTGAAAAACCCAAGCAGGAAGTGGCGAAGGAAGAACCCAAGCCATCCAATGTTGAGAAAAAGCAGGTGAGCAAGAAAGTCGAGCGCGCCGGGGTACTGGCGTTCAAGGACAACTTCCAGGATCTGATTCAGGATGACCTGGATAAGCGCCTCGGTCAGCAGACTCAGCTCAGTACAGCGGGCAAGAAGGAGAACCGCAGTCAGCGCTCCCTGATTACCGCCGCGGCAAAATCCGGTTCCGACGGTATCAATACCGCCGCGCTCAGCCGCAATGCCGGTGGTGTGGGTACGGCGCTGGAAGGGGTCAGTTTCTCGCGGGTATCCAGCGGTATCGGCACCGAGGGTGACTTCGCCGGTGAAGAGCGGCCGCTCAGCGAAGGTGTAGGACCGTCACGTACCGATGAAGAAATCCAGATTGTCTTCGATCGTTACAAGGCGGCACTGTACCGGATCTATAACCGGGAGTTGCGCAATAATCCGGCACTGCAGGGCAAGATGGTACTGCGTATTACCATTCAGCCAGACGGCTCCGTATCTCTGGCAAAAGTCGAGAGCAGCGATATGGATTCGCCGGCGCTCAACTCGGAGATCGTTGCGCGGGTGAAACGGTTCAACTTTGGTGAAAAAGCCGGGGTGCCAACCATCACTATCCTCTACCCGATCGACTTCCTTCCCGCCGCCTGA
- a CDS encoding MotA/TolQ/ExbB proton channel family protein, translated as MMDFLNSVVAFFQTGGAFMYPILVVFALGAAVAIERYIRLVYERHTNRAAWEKLQPVLNAGDFDRARNLVKDDNTGVGRLLAMGLERQGAVRRREDIEIAMEESIMETIPQLEKRTPYVALGSNIATLLGLLGTIMGLIEAFTAVANANPAEKADLLSASISVAMNTTAFGLMVGIALLIVHALLNSLTGQIVDSLEMVSVKALNIMSSGTRRRSEAGQEERAPASGKTVNPDIQKTQQAQQQSASKKTDENPKPESA; from the coding sequence ATGATGGATTTCTTGAACAGCGTAGTCGCGTTTTTTCAGACTGGTGGTGCGTTCATGTACCCCATTTTGGTGGTATTCGCGCTCGGCGCCGCGGTAGCAATCGAACGCTATATCCGCCTCGTCTACGAGCGCCACACCAACCGCGCCGCGTGGGAAAAGCTACAGCCAGTACTCAATGCCGGCGATTTTGACCGCGCCCGCAACCTCGTCAAAGACGACAACACCGGCGTAGGCCGGCTGCTCGCCATGGGCCTCGAACGTCAGGGCGCCGTACGCCGCCGTGAAGACATCGAAATCGCCATGGAAGAAAGCATCATGGAGACCATCCCGCAACTGGAAAAACGTACCCCCTACGTTGCGCTCGGCTCCAACATCGCCACCCTGCTCGGCCTGCTCGGCACCATCATGGGCCTCATCGAAGCCTTCACCGCCGTAGCCAACGCTAACCCCGCAGAAAAGGCTGACCTGCTGTCCGCCAGTATCTCCGTGGCGATGAACACCACCGCCTTCGGCCTCATGGTCGGTATCGCACTGCTGATCGTACACGCTCTGTTGAATTCCCTTACCGGACAGATCGTCGATAGCCTCGAAATGGTCTCCGTCAAAGCACTCAACATCATGTCCTCCGGCACTCGCCGTCGCAGCGAAGCCGGCCAGGAAGAGCGTGCACCGGCGAGTGGCAAAACCGTGAACCCGGACATCCAGAAAACTCAGCAGGCACAGCAACAGTCCGCTTCGAAAAAAACTGACGAGAACCCCAAACCGGAATCCGCGTAA
- a CDS encoding ExbD/TolR family protein has product MKRESRRMKRMARSRKRKTPGMNLTSLMDVFTILVFFLLTNSSSNEAIEAPKVITLPDSVVESKPRETVTLMVTHDEVLIEAKPVMTTEQLFQSEELVIEAIQQAMIREVGKAMTVAGDELEEAKAALAERAAAGEDVSAEAAELLAEPPEVNILADRTVPFSVLKKVMSSCTNAGYTRISLAVIQKASQS; this is encoded by the coding sequence GTGAAACGTGAAAGCAGACGTATGAAGCGCATGGCGCGCAGCCGCAAGCGCAAAACGCCGGGCATGAACCTCACCTCGCTGATGGACGTGTTCACCATTCTGGTGTTCTTCCTGCTGACCAACAGTTCCAGCAACGAAGCCATCGAGGCGCCCAAGGTCATTACCCTGCCGGACTCGGTGGTGGAGTCGAAACCGCGTGAAACCGTCACCTTGATGGTCACCCACGACGAGGTATTGATCGAAGCCAAGCCGGTGATGACCACCGAGCAACTGTTCCAGAGTGAAGAGTTGGTGATCGAGGCGATTCAGCAGGCGATGATTCGCGAAGTGGGCAAAGCCATGACGGTCGCCGGCGATGAGCTGGAAGAGGCCAAGGCCGCACTGGCCGAGCGCGCCGCCGCCGGTGAAGACGTCAGTGCCGAAGCCGCGGAACTACTGGCGGAACCGCCGGAAGTGAATATTCTGGCGGACCGCACCGTGCCGTTCAGTGTGCTGAAAAAAGTCATGTCCAGCTGCACCAACGCCGGCTATACCCGTATTTCCCTCGCGGTCATCCAAAAAGCATCTCAGAGTTAG
- a CDS encoding ExbD/TolR family protein, whose protein sequence is MRSRRHSRAKEAPELDITAFLNLMVVLVPFLLVSAVFSRVTILELNMPSGAGGGAEDPGVTLEVVVRKDVLEISDGDKVIARFPNLNQGEDGAQSVASEDSGAGAQTTVDENGIPVVAPTAEVYDLSKLREYLIRIKQSYPDKTDTTLLMEPEVAYEHLVGIMDTVRSAQVLPTPEEGAAADPEAKSETMELFPDISLGDAP, encoded by the coding sequence ATGAGAAGCAGGCGTCATAGCAGAGCCAAAGAAGCGCCCGAGCTGGACATCACCGCCTTCCTCAACCTGATGGTGGTACTGGTGCCTTTTCTGCTGGTTTCCGCAGTATTTTCCCGGGTCACTATTCTCGAACTGAATATGCCCAGCGGTGCCGGTGGCGGAGCGGAAGATCCGGGAGTAACCCTGGAAGTCGTGGTGCGTAAGGACGTACTCGAAATCAGCGACGGCGACAAAGTCATCGCCCGCTTTCCCAACCTGAACCAGGGGGAGGACGGTGCGCAATCCGTCGCGAGTGAAGATTCGGGAGCGGGCGCGCAAACTACGGTGGACGAAAACGGCATACCCGTTGTTGCGCCCACCGCGGAAGTGTATGACCTCAGCAAACTTCGGGAATACCTGATCCGTATTAAGCAGAGCTACCCCGATAAAACCGATACCACCCTGCTGATGGAGCCGGAAGTGGCCTATGAGCATCTTGTCGGCATCATGGATACCGTGCGCAGCGCGCAAGTGTTGCCGACACCGGAAGAAGGTGCAGCAGCGGATCCGGAAGCGAAGTCAGAGACAATGGAACTCTTTCCCGATATATCCCTGGGAGACGCGCCGTGA